The genomic segment ATGCCCAACTCGCGCTCCAAAAGGGCGGCGAGGTTAGCCAGCTGTGGTTTTAGAGCGTCGCAGACAGCAGCAACATGCCCACCATAAAAGTGTCCGGCGTTGAGGATCAGATCTTTTTGGTTGTCGAACAACGGGTTGTCATTTACAGAGTTAATCTCAGTGGTGATCACCCGTTTGGCCCAGTCAAGCGTATCCAGCAGTGGCCCTATGACCTGAGGAGAGCAACGAATGGAGTAGCTGTCCTGTAATCTGAATTGCTCTTTTTTTCCTGCCCCAAATTCATCGTCACTGCGCAGGCGGCGCCCCAGACGTTGCTCCGGGTTTGATAAGCGTTCGTAGATCATCGCAGCGCATTTGATCTGGCCCGGATGTGGCTTGAGGTTATGGACCTGAGGGTGAAAAGGCGAAGCACGACCGTCAATCAGCTCAACAAACAGCGCAACTTGTTTACAGCTTAGTTCGATAGCGCGTTCTATTTCCAAAAATGACATGACGGCAATACCACACATCACCGATGTACCATTCATGATGGCTAACCCTTCTTTGGGCTTAAGGCGATATGGGGTGATATCTAACTCAGCAAATACCTCACTGGTAGGGCGGATCTCTCCACGATAATAGACGTGACGCTTACCGGCCAGTGCAGCACCTATGTATGACAATGGCGTTAAATCGCCACTTGCACCAACCGACCCCATAGCCGGGATTGCTGGGAAAATTCGGTGATTTAACAAACATTCCATTTGTTTCAGCAGCTCCCAACTTACGCCAGAAAAGCCTTTGGCATTACAGTTGAGGCGGATCAGTAAGGTCGCTGCACAGATTTGTTCAGGCAGGTAATCCCCGACACCACATCCATGGTAGGCGATTAAGTTTTCTTGTAGACTGGCGGCAAGTTCGGGCGATATACGGTTGCTGGCAGAGTTGCCAAATCCAGTAGTAACACCATATATATCTTCACGATTTTCTATTTTATCATCAAGATATTCGCGATTTTCTCTAATGATCTTTTCTAATGCGGTATTCAAAGATATATCCACATTAGGATTAGTTACAAAAGAACCTACGTCATCGATAAGTAATTCATAATCCCCTCCAATTTCAAGAGTTAGATGGTCTGAATTTCTGCTCGTTGATTTTGATACCAAGTCTTTGTCAAATATGTTTTCCATAGTTTATACGCCAATATAATTATTAAGATTACCCATGATGCCTGCTTTATCTGATAAATCCGTTTTCAGGTTTTATGCACGCCGAAATAAACTCTCCTTATTAAAAAGAGAGGTTGTTTAACTAAAGGGGTGTTTTAAGACGCTTCCTTTTCTTTTACCAATTACTCAAAATACGATAATTCAAAGTTTTATTTAAAAGCGCCCACTCATGTGGACGCTAAAAAAGCGACTTATTGACAAAGGTCAGTGCGGATTGAGCTTGCAAAGCTCTGACTGACATTGTATTGAGTCGTTGCGCCAAGGTGCAGGCTAGTGCCGAAAGACATGTAACCAGATACCTGATTGGCGTGACATAGTTCGGCGTGGCTGCCGAATTCCAGGCTGAGATCGACACTGTCAACGACAAAGTTGCCGTCTCTGGCTGTGAAGTTACCACCCTGAAGCAAAGCCAGGTTCAAACGCTCAGTTTGACCTGCGAGGCTAATGTCGGTGCCAACCGTACCTGTAACTGAAACTTGAGACGAATTCACTGCGCAGGATGCAACATCCAGCTTTACGCCAACATAGTTTTCAAAGTTTGAGATAGGTTGATTGGTGTAGATGGCAAGTGATAAGCGGTTGTCTTTGTTCCACCATTCACGCTCGCTATAAGCTTCGTTGCTGACTCTGAGTTCACCGTTTTGAGATGTCAGTTCAAGCACATCAAGTACATGACTTTGTGCTGTCGCTACTACCTTTGGCTCGTTACCACAGTAAACGGTTGCTTCGATGCCTTTTTTCAGGTTGAGTTGATCGAACGCCGCTACATTGAATGATTCTTCAGCAGAATGTGCTAAAGAAGCACCCAGTACGCCTGTCGCTAATATCAGGCCATTTATTGCCGTTTTCATTTAAAACTCCGTCTATGAGTAATAAAAAATTAAATCCGTTTATTTGACTTAAACAATAAATTATTACTATCTGAACAACAGATACAGCGTAATATACAACATACAGCAAAACCAAATAAATATATAAATATCCAATTTATTGCATGCAAAAAACAACACAACATTCCAAGGAATTAAATAACGCGTTGTGTCGGCGAACATATTACCCATAAAAAATACAGGGTCAAGCCATTGCTTAACAAAGCTTTAACT from the Pseudoalteromonas sp. R3 genome contains:
- a CDS encoding aromatic amino acid ammonia-lyase; the encoded protein is MENIFDKDLVSKSTSRNSDHLTLEIGGDYELLIDDVGSFVTNPNVDISLNTALEKIIRENREYLDDKIENREDIYGVTTGFGNSASNRISPELAASLQENLIAYHGCGVGDYLPEQICAATLLIRLNCNAKGFSGVSWELLKQMECLLNHRIFPAIPAMGSVGASGDLTPLSYIGAALAGKRHVYYRGEIRPTSEVFAELDITPYRLKPKEGLAIMNGTSVMCGIAVMSFLEIERAIELSCKQVALFVELIDGRASPFHPQVHNLKPHPGQIKCAAMIYERLSNPEQRLGRRLRSDDEFGAGKKEQFRLQDSYSIRCSPQVIGPLLDTLDWAKRVITTEINSVNDNPLFDNQKDLILNAGHFYGGHVAAVCDALKPQLANLAALLERELGILVDDRLNGGIPNNLVAIDDLGDESWINHGFKAVQITASALTAEALKNASPMSVFSRTTEALNQDIVSMGTIAARDLKHILSLVKPVIAIHAMAIRQAFYVLDKDGSADKLNTESMRFFEQLRDYFTPVIQDRPMDRDIDNMVKKLFPEYQLHN
- a CDS encoding DUF2807 domain-containing protein translates to MKTAINGLILATGVLGASLAHSAEESFNVAAFDQLNLKKGIEATVYCGNEPKVVATAQSHVLDVLELTSQNGELRVSNEAYSEREWWNKDNRLSLAIYTNQPISNFENYVGVKLDVASCAVNSSQVSVTGTVGTDISLAGQTERLNLALLQGGNFTARDGNFVVDSVDLSLEFGSHAELCHANQVSGYMSFGTSLHLGATTQYNVSQSFASSIRTDLCQ